From Ruminococcus sp. HUN007, a single genomic window includes:
- a CDS encoding ABC transporter permease — protein sequence MKGNKTQAVKSPFAGRFYMQIKKNRKLFIMGFILQLLGLPLYLFSVFMEDETDNWYMKNMTTDFIDKMNLSYQNQKYIYENGSRISLIMLIPAILFGAVIALKSFSYLYRKSKTDIDMSLPLNKNQLFFADFLSGLFSYTVPLVIISLLSCLMVFFLGMGNETIIVISLNCAEILIAMIYLYTFSVLISVCCGKLTDAVVYLILSNIAVYILCVSVYSFRNSFIPNLWNDGKLPYEFTWLCPAGAISHIHLLSDIGDLAYLYDQATVSKEVEISWIIWCLIISSLCFLVSFIAFGKRKAEDTGKTITAPALFHAVVMCFTAGIIYTVCSHYKFHLSNFTTPDIIKIILAVTFSLILFFILFFFRKRRITLEGTLKNMIFPVSAACISLIIYVVCINAEGFGLMYRIPDVSDIVEAGIHSPLWPADYGPDKKNTYTDKDDIKKITDLNRELNNDLRASLTDPDALNNYAARYPDVLLFRTDYDNEKLNRYGNDNSIKISYRLKNGKEYERSYIPCVTDLSEFDFFISDGSAIMRSLRDSSQDFMNFMKNRGYILFCGNTDFTEKLYGRRFENYITSNTLYPKEYVIKEYDEELFSEIVSKAYYPYYFDTKDCYVFGMKTPNPAIGDLTWQLFLPAEYSDLYEKFMKSAKTEKVKWYKIDTDGNKNEMVIE from the coding sequence ATGAAAGGAAACAAAACGCAGGCTGTAAAAAGTCCGTTTGCGGGACGATTTTATATGCAAATAAAAAAGAACAGAAAACTGTTTATCATGGGATTCATACTGCAGCTTCTCGGACTGCCACTGTACTTATTCTCAGTATTCATGGAAGATGAGACTGATAATTGGTATATGAAGAATATGACTACAGATTTTATAGACAAAATGAACCTGTCATATCAGAATCAGAAATACATTTATGAAAACGGCAGCAGAATCTCTCTGATCATGCTTATCCCGGCCATATTATTCGGTGCAGTGATAGCATTAAAATCATTCAGTTATCTTTACAGAAAATCAAAAACGGATATCGACATGTCCCTGCCTCTCAATAAAAATCAGCTCTTCTTTGCAGATTTTCTTTCAGGTCTTTTTTCATACACTGTTCCGCTGGTCATAATATCACTGCTGTCATGTCTGATGGTTTTTTTCTTAGGAATGGGAAATGAAACGATCATCGTCATATCACTAAACTGTGCGGAAATTCTTATCGCGATGATCTATCTCTATACTTTTTCCGTACTTATTTCCGTCTGCTGCGGAAAACTGACCGATGCAGTCGTATATCTGATCCTTTCAAATATTGCTGTGTACATACTATGCGTATCAGTCTATTCTTTCAGAAACAGTTTTATCCCGAATTTATGGAACGATGGTAAACTCCCATATGAATTTACATGGCTCTGCCCTGCAGGTGCGATCTCTCATATTCATCTTTTATCCGACATAGGTGATCTGGCGTATCTGTACGACCAGGCAACTGTAAGCAAAGAAGTGGAAATAAGCTGGATCATCTGGTGTCTCATCATAAGTTCGTTATGTTTTCTTGTCTCTTTCATCGCTTTTGGAAAAAGAAAAGCAGAAGACACCGGAAAAACCATCACTGCTCCGGCACTGTTCCACGCCGTTGTAATGTGCTTCACTGCCGGTATAATTTATACCGTATGCAGCCACTACAAATTTCACCTTTCCAACTTCACAACTCCTGATATAATAAAGATTATTCTGGCTGTCACATTTTCACTGATTTTATTCTTTATTCTGTTTTTCTTCAGAAAAAGACGTATCACCCTTGAAGGTACTTTAAAAAATATGATATTTCCTGTTTCTGCGGCATGTATATCACTTATCATATACGTAGTGTGCATAAACGCAGAAGGATTTGGTTTAATGTACCGTATTCCTGACGTTTCAGACATCGTCGAAGCAGGCATACACTCACCTTTATGGCCTGCTGATTACGGACCAGACAAAAAAAACACTTACACTGATAAAGATGACATAAAGAAAATAACAGACTTAAACCGTGAACTCAATAACGATCTGCGGGCATCGCTCACAGATCCTGATGCACTGAATAATTATGCAGCAAGATATCCGGATGTATTATTATTCCGGACAGACTATGACAATGAAAAGTTAAATAGGTACGGAAACGATAACAGTATCAAGATCTCTTACCGTCTGAAAAACGGAAAAGAATACGAGCGTTCTTATATACCATGTGTTACTGACCTTTCAGAATTTGATTTTTTTATATCTGATGGCAGTGCTATAATGCGTTCGCTTAGGGACAGTAGTCAGGATTTCATGAATTTCATGAAAAACAGAGGTTATATACTTTTCTGCGGAAACACAGATTTTACAGAAAAACTATACGGGCGCAGATTTGAAAACTACATTACATCAAACACTCTTTACCCTAAAGAATATGTCATAAAAGAATATGATGAAGAATTGTTCAGCGAAATAGTTTCCAAAGCATACTATCCTTATTACTTTGACACGAAAGATTGTTATGTTTTCGGTATGAAAACACCTAATCCTGCGATTGGAGACTTAACATGGCAGCTCTTCCTCCCTGCCGAATACTCTGATCTTTACGAAAAATTCATGAAGTCTGCAAAAACGGAAAAAGTAAAATGGTATAAGATTGATACGGACGGAAACAAAAACGAAATGGTCATCGAATAA
- a CDS encoding Rpn family recombination-promoting nuclease/putative transposase: MSEKAGNNIKPFEELTIKDDFMFGAVMSEEKNLKPLLEYILDIKIDHITYPERQKTISANYGYKSVRLDVYCEDDNNTVYNIEIQVANRKDLAKRIRYYHDMIDINILEQGRKVSELKKSIVIFICDFDYYGKNRYMYTFKGQCQEDSSVYLDDDTLSVVLYINGSVGNINDELKATLQYMAGKIPPKGSYADNLDKAVKKVKINEKWRRDYMTMAMKIDEERDIAEFKKSVSAVRKGRELVSDEVMMNMLSITREELDSIYRMIDNHPEMSDWDIAREILLG; the protein is encoded by the coding sequence ATGTCAGAAAAGGCAGGTAACAACATCAAGCCATTCGAAGAGCTCACTATCAAGGACGATTTTATGTTCGGAGCGGTTATGAGTGAGGAAAAGAATCTTAAACCGCTGCTTGAATACATACTGGACATCAAAATCGATCACATCACATATCCGGAAAGGCAGAAAACTATCAGCGCCAACTATGGTTACAAAAGTGTCCGCCTTGATGTATACTGTGAGGATGATAACAATACGGTTTATAATATTGAGATTCAGGTTGCAAACAGGAAGGACCTGGCTAAGCGCATTCGTTACTATCATGACATGATAGACATTAACATCCTTGAACAGGGCAGAAAAGTTAGTGAACTGAAAAAGAGTATTGTGATTTTTATCTGTGATTTTGATTATTACGGGAAAAATCGGTATATGTATACGTTCAAAGGTCAGTGTCAGGAAGATAGCAGTGTTTATCTTGATGATGATACGCTTTCCGTTGTACTGTATATCAATGGTTCAGTCGGGAATATAAACGATGAACTGAAAGCGACTTTACAGTATATGGCGGGTAAGATACCGCCAAAGGGAAGTTATGCTGATAATCTTGACAAAGCCGTTAAAAAGGTTAAGATAAATGAGAAATGGAGGCGGGATTATATGACAATGGCAATGAAAATAGACGAAGAAAGAGATATAGCTGAATTTAAAAAGTCAGTTTCAGCAGTTAGAAAAGGCAGAGAACTGGTAAGCGATGAGGTTATGATGAATATGCTTTCTATAACCCGTGAGGAGCTTGATTCTATTTATCGTATGATTGATAACCATCCGGAAATGAGCGACTGGGATATAGCCAGAGAGATACTTCTTGGATGA